GCATCTCGTCATCTTGCGGAAGGGCGGGGGCCTGCGCGCTGGCCCAGCCCGCACCGCAGGCCGTCTGCGCCGCCGGGCTGATGGCGATCAGGTGGAGGTCTGACCGCCGATTTTCGGGTATTTGCGCCGCCAGACGCTCGCCTGCGCGGGGTGAATGGACCAGCAGGATGGACCCCGGCGTCGCATCGGCGAGAAGGGCGGGATCGGCAGGCAGGCCGGTCATGCGGTACACCGCGACCCGCATCATATCGAGCGCGCCCGCCTCCATCGGCGCAACCGTCGTGCCTGCCAGATGCAGCACATGCCGATGCCCGTCCCGTGCGATGCGTGCGGCGATGGCGCTGCCGTCGCCCTTTCCCGTCACGACATCGACAAAGCCGGCATCTGCCAGTGCCCGCGCGGTCGCTCCCCCCACCGCATAAGCGGGCAGGCCGCGATACTGGTGCAGGGCCGGTCCTGCGAGCCGCACGCCATTGGCGCTGGTCAGCAGCAGCGCGTCGAAATCCTTCGTCGGGGGGGGCGTCCAGTCGATCGCTTGCGGCGCGAACAGTGGATGCAGCCGGACCTCCATCCCCAGCGCCGCCGCCTTGGCCGCGGTCCTGCCCGCCGCCGGTTCCGGGCGCAGGATGAGGATGCGCCTCACCCTTCGAACAGCGCCCGCAACGCCGGGCTGGCCCGGTCGAGCAGCGCCCGGCCGATGGCTTGGGCTGTCGCTGCGTCACTGCGCGCCAGTCTTGCCTCCTCGCGCACCGTCTCCACCCCGTCGGGACTGATGATCTCGGCACGCAGGACGATCTGCTCCCCTTCGATCACCGCCAGCGCCGCGATCGGCGAATGGCAGGTGCCGCCCAGGCCGCGCAGCACCGCGCGTTCGGCCATCACGGCGTCATAAGTGTCCGGATCGTTGATGGCCGCCAGCGCCTCCAGCACCGGAGCATTGTCCGCCAGCGCCTCGATCCCCACCGCGCCCTGCGACGGGGCGGGCAGCATCGTGTCGATCGGGATCAATGTTCCGACATCGCGCTGGTCCAGTCGATCGAGACCCGCCGCCGCCAGCAGGGTGGCATGGACTTCTCCCGCCGCCAGCTTGGCAAGCCGCGTCGCGACATTGCCCCGGAACAGGGTGATGGTCGCATCGGGCCGCAGCCTCTTCACCTGGGCGGCCCGGCGCGGCGAACTGGTGCCGACCAGCGGACTGGCGGGCAGCGCCTCGAAACTTGCCGCCCCGACCAGCTTGTCGCGCACGTCGGCGCGCGGCAGCATGGCGGCGATGCGGAAGGCGGCGGGGCGCAGCGTCTCCACATCCTTCATACTATGGACCGCAAAGTCGATCTCGCCCGCCACCAGCGCCCGGTCCAGCTCCTTGGTCCACAGCGCCTTGCCGCCGATATCGGCCAGCGCCCGGTCCTGGATGCGGTCGCCGCTGGTCTGCACGGCGACGATCTCGATCGCGTCTTCGGCCCAGCCATGAATGGCCATCAGCGCCCTTGCGGTCATGCGTGCCTGAGCCAGCGCCAGCGGCGATCCCCTGGTGCCCAGGCGCAACGGTCGGTCGGTGAAAAGCATATCCGGCTTGCTCTAATGACCACGGGCATTAGATGGAAGCGACAATGACGATCATTCTCGGCCTGGAATCGAGCTGCGACGAAACCGCGGCGGCGCTGGTGACGGCCGACGGTCGCATCCTGGCGCATCGGCTGGCGACGCAGGAAGAGGCGCATCGTCCCTATGGCGGCGTTGTTCCCGAAATCGCCGCCCGCGCTCATGTCGAGGCGCTTGCTCCCCTGATCGAAGCCGCCCTCGCCGACGCTGAAATGACGCTTGCCGATGTCGATGTCATTGCGGCGACCGCCGGACCGGGGCTGATCGGCGGCGTCATGGTCGGCCTCGTCACCGGCAAGGCGCTCGCCCATGCGGTGGGCAAGCCGCTGGTGGCGGTCAATCATCTGGAGGGCCACGCCCTTTCGCCGCGCCTGGCCGACCGCACGCTCGAATTTCCGTACATGCTGCTGCTGGTGTCGGGCGGCCATTGCCAGCTTCTCCATGTCCGGGGACCAGGCGACTATGCCCGCCTCGCCACCACGATCGACGATGCGGCGGGCGAAGCCTTCGACAAGACGGCCAAGCTGTTGGGCCTGGGCTATCCCGGCGGCCCGCTGGTGGAAAAGGCGGCGGCGCAGGGCAATCCCAGGGCAGTTCCGCTGCCGCGCCCGCTGGTCGGCACGGCGGAACCGCATTTCTCCTTCGCCGGGCTGAAGAGCGCGGTGATGCGCGCCGTCCAGTCCGGCCAATATTCCACGGAAGACATTGCGGCCTCCTTCCAGCAGGCGGTGATCGACTGTCTGGTGGATCGCACGCGCCGCGCGCTGGGACAGGGCGAGGGCGTCACCGCCCTGGTCGTCGCAGGCGGTGTGGCGGCCAACCAGCCGATCCGTGCGGCGCTGGAAAAGCTAGCTGCCGACCATGAGCTGCCTTTCGTCGCGCCGCCGCTCTGGCTCTGCACCGACAATGCGGCGATGATCGCCTGGGCGGGTGCGGAGCGCTATGCGGTGGGGCTGGTCGACGATCTCACCGTACCCGCCCGGCCGCGCTGGCCGCTCGACCCGGCGGCCGAAAAGGCGCGCGGCGCCGGAATTAAAGCATGAAGGGTGGGAAGGCATGAAGGCGGGAGTCATCGGCGCGGGCGCA
This genomic stretch from Sphingobium sp. BYY-5 harbors:
- a CDS encoding uroporphyrinogen-III synthase, producing the protein MRRILILRPEPAAGRTAAKAAALGMEVRLHPLFAPQAIDWTPPPTKDFDALLLTSANGVRLAGPALHQYRGLPAYAVGGATARALADAGFVDVVTGKGDGSAIAARIARDGHRHVLHLAGTTVAPMEAGALDMMRVAVYRMTGLPADPALLADATPGSILLVHSPRAGERLAAQIPENRRSDLHLIAISPAAQTACGAGWASAQAPALPQDDEMLALALSLCEGHAQ
- the hemC gene encoding hydroxymethylbilane synthase; the protein is MLFTDRPLRLGTRGSPLALAQARMTARALMAIHGWAEDAIEIVAVQTSGDRIQDRALADIGGKALWTKELDRALVAGEIDFAVHSMKDVETLRPAAFRIAAMLPRADVRDKLVGAASFEALPASPLVGTSSPRRAAQVKRLRPDATITLFRGNVATRLAKLAAGEVHATLLAAAGLDRLDQRDVGTLIPIDTMLPAPSQGAVGIEALADNAPVLEALAAINDPDTYDAVMAERAVLRGLGGTCHSPIAALAVIEGEQIVLRAEIISPDGVETVREEARLARSDAATAQAIGRALLDRASPALRALFEG
- the tsaD gene encoding tRNA (adenosine(37)-N6)-threonylcarbamoyltransferase complex transferase subunit TsaD gives rise to the protein MTIILGLESSCDETAAALVTADGRILAHRLATQEEAHRPYGGVVPEIAARAHVEALAPLIEAALADAEMTLADVDVIAATAGPGLIGGVMVGLVTGKALAHAVGKPLVAVNHLEGHALSPRLADRTLEFPYMLLLVSGGHCQLLHVRGPGDYARLATTIDDAAGEAFDKTAKLLGLGYPGGPLVEKAAAQGNPRAVPLPRPLVGTAEPHFSFAGLKSAVMRAVQSGQYSTEDIAASFQQAVIDCLVDRTRRALGQGEGVTALVVAGGVAANQPIRAALEKLAADHELPFVAPPLWLCTDNAAMIAWAGAERYAVGLVDDLTVPARPRWPLDPAAEKARGAGIKA